In Natranaerovirga hydrolytica, the sequence GTAATTTAATTTTATTGTTTTTCAATTTTTGATATTCTTCTTAGGTGTCTTTCGTCATTAGAAAACTCAGTACTTAAAAATGTTTCTACGATTTTTAATCCTAAGCCAACGCCAACAACACGTCCACCCATTACCAATACATTGGCATTATTATGCTCTCTTGTTGCTTCTGCACTAAAGCAATCATGACATAATGCTGCTCTAATACCTTTGTTTTTATTAGCAGCAATGGATATCCCTATGCCTGTCCCACATATTAAAATACCTTTTTCACATTCTCCACTTTGTATAGATTGGGCTACCTTATGAGCAAATTCTGGGTAGTCACAAGACTCTGTTGAATAGCAACCCAAATCTTTATATGGCATTTTGTTTTCTTCTAAATACTGAATAATATTATTTTTTAATTCGAATCCTCCGTGATCAGAACCTATAGCGATCATTCATTGTCCTCCCATTCTATTTTATTATTGAGTTTACTGATCAATTCATTTAATTGATTAAACGTCAGCTCGTACGCTTTTATAGATTGTCCAAAAGGATCTTCTATTATCCCTTTTTCACCCACAAACTCATTTAAGGTATACACATTATTATTAAGTATACTGTATTGTTTTAATAGCATTAATTTATGACCATCTGTCATGGTTAATATCAGCGTATTATTCTCTACTTCATTAATATCAAAAGGCTTTGCTTGATGTTGTTCCAATGACAAATTATTTTTATTGGTAATGGCTATGGCTTTTTCATTGGCACCACTACTATAACTGACAAATATGCCTCTTGAAATAATTTCTATAGGGTGATTCAATATGTTCTTCCCAATCACTTCTGCCATTGGGCTTCTACACGTATTGCCTGTACAGACAAAAATGATTTTTTTTACTTTTCTACTCATGACTATCACCTTTATTATTTGCATAAATGATTATTGAAGCAATTGATACGTATCCTCTGAGTTTATACATTAATCACTTGATATCCAGAAGCCTTTAATAGTCTGTTCATAATGGCTTGTCCTAAGTTACGCTCATTAAAGCTTTCAGAAAAAATCAAATCCACTTCCTCTTTATCAAAAGCTCTCAGTATCTCAAAAAGCTTATTTGCAATCTCTTTTTCATCATCTCTGCTACCGATGACTTTTATGGTTCCTGAGACATACTTATTTTCAGTTTGATGCGTAGCAATCACACCCACTTTTAATCCTTGGTTTTCATTTTCTGCTATAAGACCATTTATTTTTTCTACCACTTTATTGATGTCACCTTTTATTACCGTTAACTGCGCATTGGGAGCATAATGTTTGTATTTCATTCCAGGTGATTTGGGCGTCAAGCTATTGTGATAGGCTTGAAATAAAGATTGATCATACTCTATATGACCAATGACTTGGTCCATCATTGATTTTGTAATTGACCCTGGTCTTAAAATCAAAGGTTCTTCACTGGTAACATCTATTACCGTTGACTCTAATCCTATATCGACTTTGCCACCCTCTATAATCATATCCACTTTTCCATTGAGGTCATCAATCACATGTTGACCATTGGTAGGACTGGGTCTGCCTGATAAATTAGCGCTAGGTGCTGCCACTGGAACTTTTGCTTTTTCAATAATTTCTAAAGCAATCTTATGAGCCGGCATTCTAATGGCAACAGTATTAAGGCCTCCTGTTATAGTATTTGGTACGTTTTCACTTTTGTTAAATACCAATGTAAGAGGGCCTGGCCAAAATTTATCGATCAGTTTATACGCTTTTTCTGGAATATTTGAGACCAAAGTTTGAATGTCTTCTACTTTAGCAATATGAATGATTAAAGGATTATCCGAGGGTCTTCCCTTGGCTGTATATATTTTATTAGCTGCATCTACACTAAGGGCATTCGCACCTAAACCATATACCGTTTCTGTTGGAAAAGCAACAAGACCACCATTTCTTAAAATAGCTGCTGCTTTTTGTATGATTGCGTAATCTATATTATCTTTATCTACTGCTTCAATAAGTGTCTCCATATTTACCTCAATCAATTATAAGATTTACAATGACATATTCTATTTTATTATAACATTTTTTATGAAATATTAAAGAATAATTTTGTTTCTAACCAAATTTCTTTTTATATACCAGTATATAATTTACTGATTAAGACTATAAAAAAGTATTGTAGTAGCCTAGGCCACTACAATACCTATTCATTTTCATTAAAGTAATTTTTAATACCCATAAAAATAGACCACGCCAGTTTTTCTTGGTATTCCTTTGTCTGTAACCTATCTGCTTCTTCCCAATTAGATAAAAAGCCGCACTCTACTATAACTGCTGGGCAAGGTGTTTGTTTTAGAATAAAATAAGCATCATTTGCTTTTGGCGTTCTACTTGTTTTAGGCTGTGCATATCGAATGATTTCATTTTGAATGGCTTCTGCCAAGGCTTCCCCTTCTTGGGAACTAGAATAATAGAAAACTTGTGCACCATTGTATTTTTCTTGATGAAAACTGTTCTGATGAATGCTAACAACTAAATCCGCGTTGTTTTCTTGAATGATTTGAGCTCTTTTATTAAGATCCGCTCTTTTTTTATTTGAATCGCTTTCGCTATACAAGCCAATATCAGTTTCACGTGTCATAATGACTTTTATATCACCTTGTTCTAAAAATGTTTTTAGTTTAAGTGCAATTTCTAAGTTTATATCTTTTTCAAAGGCACCATTTACCGCCACTTTTCCTGGATCTCTACCTCCATGCCCCGGATCAACAATAACCGTTTTAACATTAAAAAAACTGGATTTGGCTCTTACGATATAGGTCACGCACAAATTAAAAACCAATAACAATAAGATGACCACTAAAATATATTTAATTCCATTAACTGTAATGATACGCTTCAAATCATGACCTCTTTTATGTTGTTTTTATACTATATTATTTGTGAATTATAATTTTATTACTAAAATTTATATCTTTTTCATTCTATAAGTACCTATGATTAAAAATAGAATGCCCATACTCATTAATACTGCTAAGGGCATAATAATGGCTTGAATAGAATGATTGTACATTGCCATTTTTCCTATTCCCTCTACAGCCCATTTTTGTGGCGTGAATTGTGCTAAAAATAATAATGCTCTATTCTCTATAATATCCAATGGCCACATACACCCACCTAACATGGCTGTACTTGTTAACACGATAGGTGTTAATGCTGTTAATTGTTGCATTGATTTGACCATACTAGACATGAGGAGTCCTAAGCTGGTACCGCAAAAAACAAATGCCATTAATACCATAAGGATTGCGCCTATGTTGTTGCCCCAATTCACTCCAAATATATACTTCCCTAACACCACCATTAATACCACCTGAATAAATGATAACAAAAAAGTATACAGCAAATTGCCTAATAAAATTTTATGGCTACTAATGGGACTAACCAATTGCCTATGATAAACGTAGTTTTTCTTTTCTTCCACAATATCACTAATTCCAAAAATCATAGTATACATTGAGAAGAAAACAATAAACCCTATAAGTGAGTGCATTAACATAAAATCGTCTCTGCTACTGCCTTTATTATAATAGCTATTGGTTATATACGTAGGGTACTGCCATCCTCTAGCAATCCGTTCATTGGTTTTATCTCTTATATCTAAAGCATTGACTTCTAAATTATTATCCTTAAAATACATTTGGATATCTTTTTCTAAATTCACTTGATGTGCAAAATTCCTTAATTCATTGTTTAAAAACTGAATCAACATCCCATACTCTGTATTAACATTGGTACGAACAACGGAGACACTGCTTTCTCTATCTTCTAGAAAATGATCTTCAAGAATAATAACCCCAATACCTTTAAAGTCTTGTAAGGCTTCCATTCCATCGTCATATGTTGTTCGATCAATACGAAACAAATCATTGGCTTCCAACTGCTCAATAAAATCCTTCGAATACTCTGTCTGGTTATGATCCACAACAAACACTGTAGGCTTGTAGTTGCTTTCAAACGCTGCTCCAAAAACTGCTATTAGACCCAAAGCAGCTACTGTTAGCCCGATAAACATTGGTAAAATTTCCTTGATTCTTTTCATTCTTAACCAAAGTATGGATAACACCTACTCCACCTCCTTTATAGTCTTTGTTATAACCAAACTACTGATTAGCAGAACCATAATGATTCCTAATAAATACAAAATTTGTGTGTATAGCACACTTTTTTCTATTCCTTGCATGACATTGGAATACATCTTTAAGCCTAATCCATTTATTGTAAAGTCTGATAAATTTTGTAATGTTTGAGGCAAAAAATATATAGGTGTAAAACTTCCTCCAATAAGAGCCATTACAAACACAATGCCATTTTCAAATAAGTTAACCCATTTAAAGCTGTTGGTTTTTATAGATATTGCCGATATCAGAACGCCCAAAGCGCCTATTGCTATAGCTATCAGAATAGTAACCAATAACACCCAAGCCATATGCCCCCAATGGACATTTAGTATTGCCCTTGAATAACCAATCATAATGGTACTTTGCAATAACGCAATAAAAACAGTTGTAAAAAAAGCACCTACATACATTACATTCATATTAACGCCTGCTACTTTTAATCTATAAAATGTATGCTCTTTTTTCTCTAATAGCAACGCTTTTCCACCATAACCTGCACCAAATAATAAAAACATTGTCATAATCGCCATAGAATAATATGCAAAACTATCCATTTGTTCTTTACCTTCTACTGCTCTTTCAGTAATTGTAATTTCTTTTTCATTTGATTCAAGATACACAAAATCATTATAGTAATCTACAAATGCTGTCTCTATATCTATATACTCACTTATAATTCCAATGACTACTTCTTTGTTAATACTTAATGT encodes:
- the cwlD gene encoding N-acetylmuramoyl-L-alanine amidase CwlD gives rise to the protein MKRIITVNGIKYILVVILLLLVFNLCVTYIVRAKSSFFNVKTVIVDPGHGGRDPGKVAVNGAFEKDINLEIALKLKTFLEQGDIKVIMTRETDIGLYSESDSNKKRADLNKRAQIIQENNADLVVSIHQNSFHQEKYNGAQVFYYSSSQEGEALAEAIQNEIIRYAQPKTSRTPKANDAYFILKQTPCPAVIVECGFLSNWEEADRLQTKEYQEKLAWSIFMGIKNYFNENE
- a CDS encoding low molecular weight protein arginine phosphatase; protein product: MSRKVKKIIFVCTGNTCRSPMAEVIGKNILNHPIEIISRGIFVSYSSGANEKAIAITNKNNLSLEQHQAKPFDINEVENNTLILTMTDGHKLMLLKQYSILNNNVYTLNEFVGEKGIIEDPFGQSIKAYELTFNQLNELISKLNNKIEWEDNE
- the rpiB gene encoding ribose 5-phosphate isomerase B produces the protein MIAIGSDHGGFELKNNIIQYLEENKMPYKDLGCYSTESCDYPEFAHKVAQSIQSGECEKGILICGTGIGISIAANKNKGIRAALCHDCFSAEATREHNNANVLVMGGRVVGVGLGLKIVETFLSTEFSNDERHLRRISKIEKQ
- a CDS encoding ABC transporter permease encodes the protein MRLIDSVIKDIKNILYDRKSLLLIILMPLVLTTILSFALRGNFEIGNEGISKLSVGVVKQYNYDREKERFENLITSFVEDEDIEKIYEGIEEANPEKIFFETFLGNETMEDIIEYKILSQEDALVQLENNDISGIIILPKNYIYDTYVNLLTPYKNKVTVDVIKTTDSEFRGSIVENIIEGFNNHFATLSINKEVVIGIISEYIDIETAFVDYYNDFVYLESNEKEITITERAVEGKEQMDSFAYYSMAIMTMFLLFGAGYGGKALLLEKKEHTFYRLKVAGVNMNVMYVGAFFTTVFIALLQSTIMIGYSRAILNVHWGHMAWVLLVTILIAIAIGALGVLISAISIKTNSFKWVNLFENGIVFVMALIGGSFTPIYFLPQTLQNLSDFTINGLGLKMYSNVMQGIEKSVLYTQILYLLGIIMVLLISSLVITKTIKEVE
- a CDS encoding ABC transporter permease; the protein is MLSILWLRMKRIKEILPMFIGLTVAALGLIAVFGAAFESNYKPTVFVVDHNQTEYSKDFIEQLEANDLFRIDRTTYDDGMEALQDFKGIGVIILEDHFLEDRESSVSVVRTNVNTEYGMLIQFLNNELRNFAHQVNLEKDIQMYFKDNNLEVNALDIRDKTNERIARGWQYPTYITNSYYNKGSSRDDFMLMHSLIGFIVFFSMYTMIFGISDIVEEKKNYVYHRQLVSPISSHKILLGNLLYTFLLSFIQVVLMVVLGKYIFGVNWGNNIGAILMVLMAFVFCGTSLGLLMSSMVKSMQQLTALTPIVLTSTAMLGGCMWPLDIIENRALLFLAQFTPQKWAVEGIGKMAMYNHSIQAIIMPLAVLMSMGILFLIIGTYRMKKI
- a CDS encoding L-threonylcarbamoyladenylate synthase; this encodes METLIEAVDKDNIDYAIIQKAAAILRNGGLVAFPTETVYGLGANALSVDAANKIYTAKGRPSDNPLIIHIAKVEDIQTLVSNIPEKAYKLIDKFWPGPLTLVFNKSENVPNTITGGLNTVAIRMPAHKIALEIIEKAKVPVAAPSANLSGRPSPTNGQHVIDDLNGKVDMIIEGGKVDIGLESTVIDVTSEEPLILRPGSITKSMMDQVIGHIEYDQSLFQAYHNSLTPKSPGMKYKHYAPNAQLTVIKGDINKVVEKINGLIAENENQGLKVGVIATHQTENKYVSGTIKVIGSRDDEKEIANKLFEILRAFDKEEVDLIFSESFNERNLGQAIMNRLLKASGYQVINV